From the genome of Parazoarcus communis, one region includes:
- a CDS encoding HDOD domain-containing protein, with amino-acid sequence MAFLTHALPAVDDYVEFFSHQQLPVLRHTVREFDAMREEIDSVSGKRVASVVLGDPLMTMKLLSHLEQHRRRSQNHDITTIDRAIIMMGITPFFETFRELTTVEETLSAHPKALIGVLKVIGRARKAAKLARDWAVIRHDLDVDEITVAALLRQATDIVCWIFAPTLTQQAYALQEADHTLRSSDAQRQVFGVSARDIQLALVHAWKMPELLIHLLDESRSDHPRVRTITLAADVTRHLAHGWEDDALPDDIADICALLHIAPDALLRRLNAPDSAFSRFLPPDA; translated from the coding sequence CCGGTTCTGCGTCATACCGTGCGCGAATTCGACGCAATGCGGGAGGAGATCGACAGCGTGAGCGGCAAGCGTGTCGCGAGCGTCGTGCTGGGCGATCCATTGATGACGATGAAGCTGCTTTCCCATCTGGAGCAGCACCGGCGACGTTCGCAGAATCACGATATCACCACGATCGATCGCGCCATCATCATGATGGGCATCACACCGTTCTTTGAAACCTTCCGGGAACTGACAACGGTGGAGGAGACGCTCTCAGCACACCCCAAGGCACTGATCGGCGTGCTCAAGGTCATCGGTCGAGCCCGCAAGGCCGCCAAGCTTGCGCGTGACTGGGCCGTCATCCGGCACGACCTCGACGTGGACGAGATCACCGTCGCAGCGCTGCTGCGCCAGGCCACCGATATCGTGTGCTGGATTTTCGCACCGACACTCACGCAACAGGCCTATGCGCTGCAGGAGGCCGATCACACGCTGCGCAGTTCGGACGCCCAGCGCCAGGTGTTCGGCGTCTCCGCCCGCGACATTCAGCTCGCGCTGGTGCATGCCTGGAAAATGCCTGAACTCCTGATACACCTGCTCGACGAAAGCCGCAGCGACCACCCCCGGGTGCGCACGATCACGCTTGCTGCAGACGTCACCCGCCACCTGGCACATGGCTGGGAGGACGATGCGCTACCCGACGACATCGCCGACATCTGCGCCTTGCTGCATATTGCACCCGACGCCCTGCTGCGCCGACTCAACGCCCCCGATTCGGCCTTCTCCCGCTTTCTGCCGCCCGATGCCTGA